In Bacillus toyonensis BCT-7112, a single window of DNA contains:
- the walK gene encoding cell wall metabolism sensor histidine kinase WalK — protein MKKVGFFQSIHLKFVLIYMLLILIAMQVIGVYFVRELEKSLVQGFKDSLTQQTNLLSYNLKQEFTKSREKTDPESLDDAIKNSIQKFASDRKKDIQEVSVFDSNRKLMAISDTAKQNKIGRTSTDIAVQRVIVQNKLESKIEKDGGTGHRVQVMITPIQSDKAGEVLGVIRIVASMEDVYKQMKDINQIFATGTVIALLVTAVLGILLAQTITRPISDMRRQAIEMAKGNYSRKVKVHSHDEIGQLALSFNNLSKKLQQARSSTESERRKLSSVLSHMTDGVIATDRKGDIILLNDPAEKMLNVSRETALDQSVLEVLGIQEEFTLDHLYEEPDSVLLDFSTRNEPYILRASFSVIQKETGKANGLIAVLYDVTEQERIEGERREFVANVSHELRTPLTTMRSYLEALTDGAWQDPNIAPQFLTVTQEETERMIRLVNALLQLSKLDSTEHRLMKEWVDFTDFFNNVIDRFEMSKEQNVSFKRSFSKKSRFIDMDTDKITQVLYNIISNALKYSPEGGTVTYRLRDRGELLEISVSDQGMGIPKENVDKIFERFYRVDKARSRQMGGTGLGLAIAKEMIEAHGGSIWAKSEEGKGTTIYFTLPLAPDEEDDWE, from the coding sequence ATGAAAAAGGTTGGTTTTTTTCAATCCATTCATTTAAAGTTTGTGCTCATATATATGCTATTAATATTAATAGCGATGCAAGTAATCGGTGTATATTTCGTAAGAGAATTAGAAAAAAGTCTTGTACAAGGCTTTAAGGATTCCCTGACACAACAAACGAATTTACTATCGTATAATTTAAAGCAAGAATTTACAAAAAGTCGTGAAAAAACAGATCCAGAATCATTAGATGACGCTATAAAAAATTCGATTCAAAAGTTTGCATCGGATCGTAAGAAAGATATTCAAGAAGTAAGTGTATTTGATTCTAATAGAAAATTAATGGCGATTTCAGACACGGCTAAGCAAAATAAGATAGGCAGAACATCGACAGATATAGCTGTTCAACGGGTAATTGTACAAAATAAACTAGAATCAAAAATTGAGAAAGATGGAGGAACTGGCCATCGAGTTCAAGTGATGATTACTCCTATTCAAAGCGATAAAGCTGGGGAGGTACTTGGTGTCATTCGTATTGTTGCATCTATGGAAGATGTATACAAACAAATGAAGGATATAAATCAAATTTTTGCTACCGGAACAGTGATTGCTTTGTTAGTAACGGCTGTACTTGGGATTTTACTAGCTCAAACAATTACAAGACCAATTTCAGATATGCGAAGGCAAGCAATTGAAATGGCAAAAGGAAATTATTCGAGAAAAGTAAAGGTCCATAGTCATGATGAAATTGGCCAATTAGCATTATCTTTCAATAATTTATCAAAAAAGCTACAACAAGCTCGTTCTTCAACAGAAAGCGAAAGACGTAAATTATCATCTGTTTTATCACATATGACAGATGGAGTAATTGCTACTGACCGAAAAGGGGATATTATTTTATTAAATGACCCTGCGGAAAAGATGCTAAATGTTTCGCGTGAAACGGCGCTGGATCAATCGGTTTTAGAAGTATTGGGGATACAGGAAGAATTTACGCTCGATCATTTATACGAAGAGCCTGATTCTGTTTTATTAGATTTTAGTACGAGAAATGAACCATACATTTTACGTGCTAGTTTCTCTGTTATTCAAAAAGAGACGGGGAAGGCAAATGGTTTAATTGCTGTATTATACGATGTAACGGAGCAGGAGCGTATAGAAGGGGAACGCCGCGAGTTTGTGGCGAACGTCTCTCATGAATTAAGAACACCATTAACAACGATGCGTAGTTACTTAGAAGCGCTGACAGATGGTGCATGGCAAGATCCAAATATTGCACCGCAATTTTTAACAGTTACACAAGAGGAAACAGAAAGAATGATAAGGCTTGTAAATGCGCTGTTGCAACTATCTAAGCTTGATAGTACAGAACATCGTTTGATGAAAGAGTGGGTCGACTTTACTGACTTCTTTAATAATGTTATTGATCGCTTTGAAATGTCTAAAGAGCAAAATGTAAGTTTCAAACGATCTTTCTCTAAAAAATCTAGATTTATTGATATGGATACGGACAAAATTACACAAGTGTTGTATAACATTATTTCTAACGCATTAAAGTATTCGCCAGAAGGTGGAACAGTAACATATCGCTTACGTGATCGAGGGGAGTTATTAGAGATTAGTGTAAGTGACCAAGGTATGGGTATTCCGAAAGAAAACGTAGATAAAATCTTCGAACGTTTTTATCGTGTGGATAAAGCCCGTTCAAGACAAATGGGTGGTACAGGTCTTGGATTAGCTATTGCAAAAGAAATGATTGAGGCACATGGTGGTTCTATTTGGGCGAAGAGTGAGGAAGGAAAAGGAACGACGATTTATTTCACACTGCCACTGGCACCAGATGAAGAGGACGATTGGGAATGA
- a CDS encoding adenylosuccinate synthase, with amino-acid sequence MSSVVVVGTQWGDEGKGKITDFLSEHAEVVARYQGGNNAGHTIVFGGVKYKLHLIPSGIFYKEKICVIGNGLVVDPKALLEELKYLHDRGVSTDNLRVSNRAHVILPYHLKQDELEEASKGDNKIGTTKKGIGPAYMDKAARIGIRMADLLDREAFKEKLERNLVEKNRLFEKMYDTEGFSVEEIFEEYFEYGQQIAQYVCDTSVVLNDALDNNHRVLFEGAQGVMLDIDHGTYPFVTSSNPIAGGVTVGTGVGPAKVTRVVGVCKAYTSRVGDGPFPTELNDEIGHQIREVGREYGTTTGRPRRVGWFDSVVVRHARRVSGLTDLSLNSIDVLTGIPTLKICVAYKYNGEVIDEVPANLNILAKCEPVYEELPGWEEDITGVKSLDELPENARKYVERVSELTGIQLSMFSVGPDRNQTNIVRNVYEV; translated from the coding sequence ATGTCTTCAGTAGTAGTTGTAGGAACACAATGGGGCGACGAAGGAAAAGGTAAAATCACTGATTTTCTTTCTGAGCATGCGGAAGTAGTTGCAAGATATCAAGGTGGAAATAACGCGGGACATACAATTGTTTTCGGCGGAGTTAAATATAAGTTACACTTAATTCCATCTGGTATTTTCTATAAAGAGAAAATTTGTGTAATCGGAAATGGCTTAGTAGTAGATCCAAAAGCATTACTTGAAGAGTTAAAATACTTACACGACCGTGGTGTAAGTACTGATAATTTACGTGTAAGTAACCGTGCACACGTTATTTTACCTTATCATTTAAAACAAGATGAGTTAGAAGAGGCTAGTAAAGGTGATAACAAAATCGGTACAACGAAAAAAGGTATCGGTCCTGCATATATGGATAAAGCTGCTCGTATTGGTATCCGTATGGCTGATCTTTTAGACCGTGAAGCATTTAAAGAGAAGCTTGAGCGCAATTTAGTAGAGAAAAATCGTTTATTTGAAAAAATGTACGATACAGAAGGTTTCAGCGTAGAAGAAATCTTTGAAGAGTACTTCGAATATGGACAACAAATCGCACAATATGTATGCGACACATCTGTTGTATTAAATGATGCACTAGATAACAATCACCGTGTATTATTTGAAGGTGCACAAGGTGTTATGCTTGATATTGACCACGGTACGTACCCATTTGTTACATCTTCTAACCCGATTGCTGGTGGTGTAACAGTTGGAACTGGAGTTGGTCCGGCGAAAGTTACTCGCGTTGTAGGTGTATGTAAAGCATATACAAGCCGTGTTGGTGATGGTCCATTCCCTACTGAACTTAATGATGAAATTGGTCATCAAATTCGTGAAGTTGGTCGTGAATACGGAACAACAACTGGTCGCCCACGCCGTGTAGGTTGGTTCGATAGCGTTGTTGTAAGACATGCGCGTCGTGTTAGTGGTTTAACGGATTTATCATTAAACTCTATTGATGTATTAACAGGTATTCCAACTCTTAAAATCTGTGTTGCTTACAAATATAACGGAGAAGTTATAGATGAAGTTCCAGCAAACTTAAACATTTTAGCGAAATGTGAGCCTGTATATGAAGAGCTTCCAGGTTGGGAAGAAGATATTACTGGTGTTAAATCATTAGATGAGCTTCCTGAAAATGCAAGAAAATACGTAGAGCGTGTTTCTGAATTAACAGGAATCCAATTATCTATGTTCTCAGTTGGACCAGATCGTAACCAAACGAATATCGTTCGTAACGTATACGAAGTTTAA
- the walR gene encoding cell wall metabolism DNA-binding response regulator WalR: MMGKKILVVDDEKPIADILKFNLEKEGFEIVMAHDGDEAIEKANEEQPDMVLLDIMLPGKDGLEVCREIRKNSEMPIIMLTAKDSEIDKVLGLELGADDYVTKPFSTRELLARVKANLRRHQQGGAAEKEENTEMVIGPIIINPNAYSVTKREENIELTHREFELLHYLAKHLGQVMTREHLLQTVWGYDYFGDVRTVDVTVRRLREKIEDNPSHPTLIVTRRGVGYYLRDPEQE; the protein is encoded by the coding sequence ATGATGGGAAAGAAAATTTTAGTAGTTGATGATGAAAAGCCGATTGCAGACATTTTGAAGTTCAACCTAGAAAAAGAGGGTTTTGAAATTGTAATGGCACATGATGGTGATGAAGCAATTGAGAAAGCTAATGAAGAACAGCCAGATATGGTTTTATTAGATATTATGCTACCAGGAAAAGATGGTTTAGAGGTTTGTCGTGAAATACGTAAAAACTCAGAAATGCCGATTATTATGCTTACAGCGAAGGACTCTGAAATTGATAAGGTATTAGGGCTTGAGCTTGGAGCAGATGATTATGTAACGAAGCCATTTAGTACGAGGGAATTACTTGCTCGTGTGAAGGCGAATTTACGCCGCCATCAACAAGGTGGTGCAGCAGAAAAAGAAGAAAATACTGAAATGGTTATTGGACCAATTATTATTAATCCAAATGCTTATAGTGTAACAAAGCGTGAGGAAAATATTGAGCTTACACATCGTGAATTTGAATTGCTACATTATTTAGCAAAACATTTAGGACAAGTTATGACACGTGAACATTTATTGCAAACAGTTTGGGGTTATGATTATTTTGGAGATGTGCGTACAGTGGATGTAACAGTACGTCGTTTACGTGAAAAAATTGAAGATAATCCAAGTCATCCTACTTTAATTGTAACTAGACGTGGGGTAGGGTATTACTTGCGTGACCCAGAGCAGGAATAA